The sequence below is a genomic window from Dyadobacter sp. CECT 9275.
TGTGTAACCATACAGAACGAAAATGGAACATATGCTTAATGAAAACTGGCTGCTAACCGTACCCATGATCATAACAAGCGGAATTGCAGGGACTACGCTGATGACAGCGTATCTGCTTCTGGTTGGTTTTGCAACGGATAAAATGTTCCGTACCACCAAAATTCTGGGAAAAATGGTAACAGATACCCGTCCTGCTGCAAACGAGCCGTCACGCTTGTCCAGAAAAACGCTGACTTCCATCAGTGGTATCCTCATTCATTATCTGATGGGAATACTATTCATGACAATCTTTTTCCTGCTTTGGAAAAAAGGAATTGGTTATCCCAATTATTTTTCAGGAATCGTTTTTGGGTTTATCAGCGGGGTGGCAGCTATTGGAATCTGGTACACGGCATTTCGTTTACGCCTGTGCCCTCCTGATGTTAATCCCAAAGCCTATTTTCTTCACATTTTCATCGGACATTTCTTTTTTGTCTGGGGATGTTTTTACACCTTTCAGATACTTAGCCGGGTGTAAGGTAAAAATGAATGGTAAAAACAGATCATTGACTCGGCCATACCCATTGCAAAAATCAGCTCCTGAGAACATTTAAGATTGCCACTCTAAAAGAAAACCACTTTTATGTCCGTCTTCCACAATCAGATCCGACAAATATTTTTCCTGATACTTGTAACCGCCTTAGCCATTCTGCTTTTTCAGCAACTGTACGTTTTCTTTCCTGGCTTTCTGGGCGCATTAACCTTATACATTCTGGGCAGGCATTGGTACAAGTTCCTCACCCTCCGGAAATCATGGAATAAAAGCCTCACCGCCCTGCTCTTCATGACTGCCTTCATGATTTGTATCGTTACACCAATCTATTTCTCAGCACAACTTTTATTCTCCAAAATTCAGAAATTCATTCAGGATCCCGCCCAGATCAATCATGCGCTGGAAGCTGTTTCTGCCCAAATTAAAGATTGGACCGGAAAAGATATTCTTTCAAAAAGTACCATTTCAGATTTGCAGAAGAAGGCAACCGGGCTTATCCCCATGGTACTGAACAGCTCCGCTACCCTACTTGGCAACCTGATCATGATCCTGTTTCTTTCCTTTTTTATGTTTGTCAACGGTGTTGAAATTGAAAAAATAATTCCCCGCTACATACCACTCAGAAAGGAGAATATAGATTTGCTCTCACATGAAACCACAATGATGGTGAAAGCCAATGCGCTGGGCATACCACTGGTATCCATCATTCA
It includes:
- a CDS encoding AI-2E family transporter, with amino-acid sequence MSVFHNQIRQIFFLILVTALAILLFQQLYVFFPGFLGALTLYILGRHWYKFLTLRKSWNKSLTALLFMTAFMICIVTPIYFSAQLLFSKIQKFIQDPAQINHALEAVSAQIKDWTGKDILSKSTISDLQKKATGLIPMVLNSSATLLGNLIMILFLSFFMFVNGVEIEKIIPRYIPLRKENIDLLSHETTMMVKANALGIPLVSIIQGACAVIGYWIFGVKDFVLLGFVTGLFSFFPIVGTAVIWLPVVIFLFSSGENGQAIGLAIYSLVITGNVDYLARITFLKKIGDVHPVTTILGLIVGLKLFGFWGFIFGPLLISYFMLLIKIYISEFGQAKHS